The Streptomyces sp. NBC_01363 region AGCCTCTTCCATGCCCACGGCGACCAGGACGTCGATGACTCCCACTCCGAATACTGTGCGCAACAGTTGACGGGCAACGGCGCCGATTACCGGCTCACGGACGTCGGCGACTTCGACCACAGTGACTCGGTGAGGCAGGCCCTTCCGCGCATCGTCCGCTTCTTCGACGAGACCGCCGACGCCGGCTGAGACACCCTGCTCGACCTTGCCGGAGCCGACCCTCACCCTTGCGTCCGGGTCGGCCCCGGCCCGATGGCAGTACCAGCGCCAAGGCAGGTCAACCATCGGGCCTTGGCGTCGACTCCGGCCTTGGCGTCGACTCCGGCGTCGGCTTCGGAGATGTGCTGCCAGCTCCTGTCAGCGACGCCCCGGCGAACCTGCTCCTGGAAGTGTGGAGCTGGTGGCCGGCAGCTTCTCGTTCCCGGGGCGTCCCCTCAATCACCCCGACTTTCCCCGTCACGACCTCCTCCGTTTCGCCGAGGAACCGGATCCCCGTTTCCGCTTTCCGGCGCTCGACGACCCCGCATCGTGCGCCGCCCTCGTCGAACGGTTCAGCCACGACCCCGACGTCCAGGTGCGAGGCCGCGCCGCCGTTGACCCGCGGCTGTCACCCGCATCCGCCGTCAGGCTGGCCGGTGATGCCGGCCACAGTGTCCAGCACTCGGCCCGGCAGAACCCGGCCCTGCCGTCGGACGTCCTGGTCTCCCTGCTCCTCGATGAGCACAGTGCCGAGGACGCCGCCCAGAACCCTTCGATTCCGACGGCGGTCATGCACCGCGTGATCACCCTGGCCGCAATCCCCGAGCGCGAGCCCGGCCGGTGATCCGTGGCCGGGCGAGGGTTTCCGTCAACTGGCCGTCCATGAGCCGGAGATCAGCGGCTTCGCCCACCTGCCGCGGGTAGCGCGCGGGTCGGGCGAGTGGTCACCGGGCCGGTCACGGAGATTGCGGCGTTCGGCACCCTCGTCCGTATCGAAGACCGGGGGACGACTCGAAGGGCCGGTGTATTGCCCCTTCGTGGGTTCAGGCTCCTGCGCATCACCCATGCCTTCACAACATCTCTTTCGAAAGGACTGTTGTAGGTCTATCGTCGGCGCACGGCCGCTTCCTCCACTCCCTCCGCCAAGTGCTCTGCCTCCGCCGAGTCCTCGGAACGGGACATCGAACTCGACACCGCTGCCCTGCGCGTACTCGCTCACCCGTTGCGCCTGAACGTGCTCACCCTGCTGCGCGAGCGCGGTCCCTCCACCGCCACCCGCATCGCCGACGAACTCGGCATCAACCCCGGCGCGGCCAGCTATCACCTGCGCCGCCTCGCGTCGGGCGGACTCATCGTGGACGAGCCGGACCGGGGCACCGGACGGGAACGATGGTGGAAATCCGTCCATCGGCAGTCGATCCACGATCCCGTGACCGCGCCCGCGGAACAGCGCGAGGCCGGACGCGCGTACGTACAGGCAGTCGCCGTGGCCGCTGCCGATCGACTGCGCCGGGCCGCGCAGGAGGTGGCGCTGCTTCCTGAGGAATGGCTCGACGCCACTGCCTACAGCGACTTCCTGCTGTATCTGACCCCTGGTGACGTGGACCGGATGAGGGCCGAGATCTTCGAGGTGATCTCCCGCTACCGGCACGGAGCGAGCGAAGCGCCCGAAGGCTCCTCTCCGGTGGTGCTGCAAGTGCAGGCGTTCCCGGTGCCCGGTACGGCTCAGCCGCCGACCGGCGACGCGTGAGCGCCCACGACATGTCCCTGTCCGCGCGGCCCGCGTTCCGGGACGTCAATGTACTGCGGTGGCTCACCGCGTACACGGCTTCGGTCACGGGCGACGTCGTGTACTTTCTCGCTCTGTCCTGGGCTGCCACTCGCGTCGGCGGGCCGTCGCAGGTGGGCCTGGTGGTCGCGGCCGGGGCGCTTCCCCGCGCGGTGCTCATGCTCGGCGGGGGCGTAGTGGCCGACCGTTTCCGGCCGCGCCGGGTTGCCGTCGTCAGCGACGCGATCCGCTGCGCGGTGATCCTCGCCGTGGCTGCGGCGGTTGTGGCCGCGTCACCGAGCGTGTGGCTCCTGGTCGCGGTCGCGTTGGTCTTCGGTGCGGTCGACGCGGTGTTCATGCCGGCGGTGGGCGTGCTCCCGCCGCGCATCACGGCGCCTGAGCAACTCGCCCGGGTACAGGGGATGCGCGGGCTGTCGATCCGGCTGAGCAACGCCGTCGGCCCCCTTCTGGCGGGATCCGTGCTGGTGATCGGTGGTGCGGCCGGTGCGTTCACGGTCGCAGGCGTTCTTTTCGCCGTCTCGCTCGTCGTTCTGCTCACGGTGCGCATCGCAGCCGAGACCGAGGCGGTGTCTCAACGTGCCTCCACCTGGCGTGAGTTGGGTGACGGCCTGCGATATGTCCGCCGCCACCGGATGCTCGCACCACTGGTCGCGGTGATCGGGCTGAGCGAGATGTGCTTCAGCGGCCCGGTCGCCACCGGCCTGGTTCTCCTGGCGGACGAACGCGGCTGGGGCGCCTCGGGCATGGGATGGGTCGCGAGCGCATTCAGCGTCGGAGCGGCGGCCGCTGCGTTGCTGCTCACCGTGTCTCCCCGGATACCGCGCGCCGGACTGACGATGTCCGGCGCGTTGCTCGGCACCGCCGCGGGGGCGGCCTCCCTGGGGCACGCTCCCTCGCTGCCCACCGCCGTGATGTTCGGCGCCTTGATCGGCCTGACCAGCGGGTTCACCACAACCGTGACCGGTGCCCTGATCCAGACGGAGACCGACTCCCGATACCTCGGCAGGGTCACCTCGGTCACGACCCTGTGCACGCTCGGCCTCGCACCCGCACTCTTTCCGGTCGTCGGCGTCACCGTGTCCCTGTGGGGAGCGGACGTGTTCTTCGCCGGATGCGGCGCGATCTGCCTGCTCGCCGCGGCACTCGGCCTGTCTGTGCCCATGCTGCGACGCGCCGAACTCCGACCGCCCAAGTCCGCGACGCCGGCTGGACGGTGACCATCCGACGCCCTCGTCCCGCACGGCCGGGCCGACACGTAGCCCCGAGGAGGCCGACGCGGTCGTACACGAGTGCTCCACAGGACCTCGCGTGCCCCGGGGGCTACGCCGACGGCAGGAGCGCCAGAGCCTGCTTCGCGTTGTGCTCGGCGACGCCGAGCATGAACGCCCGGTCGGGAAAGTCACCGTCGAGGAGGCGCAGTGGACCGGCCACCAGCGACAGACGCATCGCGAGCATGTAGAGGTCGAGCCGCTGCGGATCGAGACCGGGCCGGGCCAGCGCGGTGTACCGCTCGCCGAAGCGGAGCTGGAGGAAGACGTGCTCCCACTCGATGTCGAAGTACATCAGGTCCTCGATGTCGAAGTACATCAGGTCCTCGATGTCGATCAGGACGGGGCGCCTCTCGGCGTCGATCAGGACGTGGTCGGGCCCGAGTTCTCCGTGGATCAGTCCGTATTCCGTGCGAGGGCTCACCCGCTCGGCCAGCTCCCGCAGACGGTCGCGCAGTGCGGCGCCGGCCGTCGCGATGCTGCCGTCGCGGCCCGCCGCCTCCGCAAGGTCCCGCAGGGCGCGGTCGAGCACCCGCCGCTCGCACGAGACCTCGGACACGCCGTCGCCCCGCTCCAGCAGGTCCACCTTGCCGTAATGCCGGGCCCGGTCCCGGTGCATCACCTCAAGCATTTCGGCGAGGTCGCCCAGGGCCCCGGCGCCCCGCCCGGGGTCGGTTTCGAAGAGTGCTTCGAGCGTGCCGCCGGAGACGTCCTCGACTACGGCGACGTCCGCCGGGAAGCGGCGCCGGCTGTCATCCGCCAGGAGCACCTGCGGAGTCCGTGCCCCGAGACTTTCCAGAGTCCGTCGTGCGGTCAGGAACGGAACCATCCCGGAGGCGGGTGCGAACGGGTCGGCCGGATCGGTCTCTCGCGCGTCCGGCCAGAAGTTCTCGGCCTCGGCCCAGCTGTAGACGATCACACTCTCTGTACGGGGTCCATCGAGGCGGACCCGGTACACGCCTTTCTTGCTTCCCCCGCGCAGCCGGTCCACCGCGACAACGCGGCGTCCCGTTCCCAGCGCATCATGCACGAGTTCCGACAGGTCTTCGATCTCCGCGAATTGCCGCATCGGCAGAACCTACAGAAGACGGAGCCGCGCCTGCCACTGGATACATTCTGCTGCCACCGAGCTCTCTGTTCCCGTGGTTCATCGACGTTCCCGTAGCGCATCGGCACCGCGTACGGCCGGCCCGTCGCACCGCAGGCCGGACTGCTCGGCACCCTCCGGATGACGGCCTGGCTCCTGGCCCACCCGGCCGTCGGCGTCGGCGTTCTTGCCCGCCCGGTCCTGGGGACCAGGCTCCCGGCCGTCGGCCTTCCGGTGCCATGATGACCGTCATCGGCGGTCCCTGCTGGCGGAATGCCTGGTCGGGCTACGAACCCGCCTTGCCCGTACGCGTACGAAGGGGAGCACATGGGAGACCGACCGCAGCAGGAACAGGCGAGCCCCGACGTCCAGAAGCGTGTCCAGAACAGTTTCGACCGCCAGGGCCTCATGACCCACCTCGGCGCACGCATGACCCACATCGGCCCCGGCCGGGTCCACATCGAGCTCCCGTCCGGTCCCGAGGTGACCCAGCAGCACGGCTACGTCCACGCGGGTGCCACCAGCGCCATCGCGGACAGCGCCGGCGGTTACGCGGCGCTCACGCTCTTCCCCGAGGAGTCCGAGGTCCTCACCGTCGAGTACAAGATCAACCTCCTCGCACCCGCCGCGGGTGACCACATCGAAGCGATCGGGACTGTCCTGAAGTCCGGACGCACCCTGACCGTATGCCAGTTGGAGGTGTACGGCGTCCGGGCCGGCGGCGATCGGAAGCTCGTCGCCAACGGCCAGCAGACTCTGATCCGCGTGGACCGGCCCGCGGGGTGACCCCGCAGCCCGCCGACGGCAGGTGGACAGGGGAGCGATCCGGCGCTCCTCGTGGCCGATGTGGCGCCGGCCGGGCGATTTCCGGCGCTCACGTCGGCGGACGGACCGGGACGATGGCACTCAGCCCTTGATCAGCGGGTCATAGGGCTCGTCCTCCGCCGTGAAGACCAGGATGAAGTCCTTGCCCGTCCCAGTGGCGACCTGGTGCAGGCGAGCCAGGACCGCGGCTTCGCTGGACAGGGCGAGGCCGAGAGCCTTGGCCGCACGGTCCCGTCGAGCTGTCAGGTCGGGCATGTCCTCCCGATACTCGGCGGCCAGCTCGCAGCTCTCCTCCTCGGTGAACGCGCGGCAGTCGCGCCACCAGGGCGCGACCAGGAGGAGCCGCAGCAGCTCCGGCAAGCCGATCGCGACCAGAGCGGCGCCACCTTCGGAGTCTGCGTACAGGACGGGTCGCTCCTCGCCGCCATCGCCGCAGAAGAAGTACGTGCCCCCCGCTCCATCACCCGCGAAGCCCTCCAACGCCGCGCCCGACGCGAGGTGGACGTTCTCGACATGGTCCCCTCGGTCGAGGTCGAAGTCGCCCGGCCAGGCCAGGAAGTGAGCGGCCTCGTCGTGTTCGACGATGGCGGTGATCAGCGAGTGCATGCGCCGAACCATAGCCTCGATACACCGACGTGGTGTGAAAGTGCTCTCCTGGTGGACTTCGGCCGGGGCCTGGGTCGGGAGCCGGCTGTGGCGCCGGACGGGGGAGAGCTCACCCTGCTCGGCCCGGTCAACCCCCTCTCGGCCACGAGCAGCGAGAACCCGTACCGCTCGGATCGCGGATACGCCGCACCGGTCGGACCGTCGCGGCCTAACCGGCCGTTTCCCAAGGCGCGTTGAGGCGATCCTGCCGACTACTGCGACGGGGGTGTGTGGATATCGATGTCGGTGATGAGGCTCCCGCCGTCCGCGTCAAGGATTCCGCACAGGCGGTTGACCGGCGTGTACAGGGGCCTGGCATCGGATTCGATGCCGTCTTCGTCCTCGAAGTCGAAGAGCCGGTCGAACGGCACGGTGACGAACGGCCACACGGCCGGGTCGGCTGTGGCGGAGTCGGGGTGGAACTGCCACCGGGTGCCGCAGGTGCGGTTGTGGACCTCGCCGACATACCAGGCGGCTGTCTGGAGGAAGTCGCTGCCGCGTTCCTCCCATGCCTGGTCACTGCTGGTGTAGCGGGAGCGAACGAGGGCCTCCAGGAGCTCAAGAGAGGCGGGGGTGAAGTCCCATTCCCCGTGGTGCTGTTGGGCCCACGCGGGAAACTCCTGCTGCTGGATCTGGAGCCAGGCGTCCAGGACGGGGTTGCTGGAACGGATCCGGTCCAGCTCGGCCAGCTCCTGGTGCTCGTCCTCGGTCATCTCCATACCGGCCGACCCTACTCGGTGTCCCCGCCGGTGCGGCAACGGCCCGCGTGTCGTGTCGCCAATCAGGTTGCATTCAAAAAGAGTTGAGGTACAGACTGCCTCGTTGGCGGTGTCATGTCACGGGGGGCTCACACCGCTCTCACGTGTCCCCCAAGCCCCCTCAGGTAAGGGACAAAGAGTTGAAATCCATACGTTTACGCGTGAGGGCGCGCCTGTCGTCCGCTGTCGCGGTCGCCGCCGCGGCGACTCTCACGCTCACCGGCCTGCCGGGCCTCACCTCCAGTGCGGATGCCGCGCCGGCCAAGAAGCCACCGAACCCGGGGATGCTCTGCCGGGACTACTTCGACCTGGCCGAGGACCTCCAGGCCATCGTGGATCTGCCCGACGCGGATGCTGATGCCTCGCGAGCCAAGTCCCAGTGGGACACCTACGAGTACGAGAACCCGGGCAAGAAGTGGGACGGCCTCGGTCCGCCGTCCGAGGAGGACGTCAAACGGCTGGAGAAGGAGGCCAAGGAGCCTCCGAAGTCCCGGGCCGTCGACCGGGTCTGGTGGAAGTGGATCAGGGCCAGCAAGAAGAACCCGAAGGCCTACGGTGACTTCACCTACTGGCGCGACATCATCCTGATCAAGAACGCCGGAAACGACCCGCGCGGCAAGGCGTTCGAGAAGAAGATCATCAAGGATCACGGGCTCGTCGGCGACGACTGGATCTGCCAGAAGGAGTTCGACTTCACCGACCCCGACACCGGCGACACCCACCGGCGTCAGGCGGACGCCTGGAACAAGAAGACCGGAGAGGCGCTGGAGATCAAGTCCAACGGGCGCCCGGACCCCAAGCAGAAGCCCGGCGACATCGCCTGGTCCAAGCAGGAGAAGAGCCCGGTCAAGTCCCTGAAGTACGTCTTCGCCGAGCCGCAGGAGGAGGCTGCCAGGAAGCACCTGAGCGAACTGAAGAAGAACGCCCCGGGCAAGGTCACCGAGTACAACTACCGCTCCCGGAAGGTCGAGTTGGCCCCGGGCGGTGGCGTGCGGGACAAGACGACCACGATGCAGCCCCCGGGTTCCAAGGGCGTCACCGGCGGCGGCGCGCAGGACCTGATCCGCGAGTCGCGCCCGAACCCGAAGGCCATGAAGGAGTTCCTGGACCGCAAGAACGCGGCCGACCCCAACCGGCTCCAGCCCAAGGGGCCCGGCGGGGTGGACTTCACCACGCTGGAGCTGCGGTACATCGGCAAGCCGGTCAAGGGCAAAGGCGTCGACTACAGCTTCTCCGCCAAGGAAGTCCCCGAGGACACCGCCGGCTGGGGAGGCAAGGAGAAGGCGCAGCTCATCAACGACGCGTTCTTCACCTGGCTCGCCCTGACCCCGGAGAAGTTCTGGGTCAACCTCAACCCGGACCAGCCCGACAAGATCATGGACAGCGCGTTCGGGAAGACCGACGCCGGCCGGACCCTGCTGGAGGCCGACCTGGAGCTGAAGAGGGACTTCGCCGATGCGATGAACCCGACGAAGCGCCCGGAGGCCGACGAGTACTGGAAGTCGCTGCCCCGTAACTCCGAGGGCGTCCCCTGCTGGTTCCAGGTCCGCAACTGGATCGAGCCGGACACCGCGGTCGTCCGCGAGGAGAACGGCGGCATCCACATCCTGGACACGCCGCTGAAGGTCAAGGCCCAGTACCTGAAGATCGACAACATGCCGGGCGACCCGTACCTGTGCGAGTTCAACGAGGCCGAGAAGAAGGCCACCGAAGACCGCATGAACCGGCTGATCATGCCCGAGGTCGAAAGGCGCGTGAACAACGACGCGCGCTATGCCGACCTGCGCCGCGTCTACACGGCCCGGGTGGCGGCGGAGTTCATCCGCCAGCAGGACGCCAAGACCCCCACCGATTACCACAAGGTGATCAACAGCAACGACGTCTCCTCGTGGCCGCTGCGCGGGGAGAACAAGGACTGGACGCGGGAGAAGGTGTACCAGGCGTACCTGAAGTCGCTGCGTGAAGGCGAACAGCAGTGGGAGCACGACGCCGGCGGCGGCCGGTACACCATGAGCGTGGGCGGAGTGGACTTCTCCAAGCAGCCCAAGCGGAACATGACCAAGCAGCGCTTCGACACCGATCACCGCTATCTCCCTCGCGAGACGAAGTCGTCGGTGCGCACGCTGACGGACAATGCCAAGGACGGCGACGCGAACCTCTTGCTCTTGGGAGGCAACACCGTCTCCTCCGACATCTCCAGCGGCGGCGACACCCCGGGACCGGACCCGAAGCCGACTCCCACGCCGACCAAGCCGGGTGAGCCGACGGGCAAGCCCACCGACCCCGGCACGCCCCCGGCCACCGGCAGCAACGGCGGCGGCACGGGCGGGAAGGATCCGGAAGGCGACCTCGCCGACACCGGCTCCAGTGCGCCGGTCGGACTGATCGCCGGACTCGCCGCAGCCCTCGCGGCCGTCGGCGGCGGCCTGGTGTGGTGGAAGCGCCGCCGCACCGCCGACCAGGAGTAGCGTGACCGCAGCGCTCATTTAGCGGCTTCGGCCCCGCACCCTACGACCGGGTGCGGGGCCGAAGCCGTCCATCGGTTCTCTCCCGTCAGCGCGGGGACGGGGGCACGGCCCCCGGTTTCGCCGATGGATTCAGGCTCCGGCGGCCGGGGACGGCAGCCACTCGCCGGCTCAGCGGACTCGGTCGTGGACGAGAGTCAACGTGCCGTGCTCGCCCGCGGCCTGGCTGACGAGCACCCACCGCCCCGTGGGCAGAGGCCGTCGTCGAACAGGCGCGGACCGCCGCCGAGGAAGACCGGAAAGACCGTGAGTGCCAGCCGGTCGACCTTGTCGGCCGCCAGCAGCGCCTTGATGACGCTTGCGCTGTGGAGTACGAGGATGTCGCCGCCCTCGGTGGCCTTGAGGTCCGCGACCACCTCGGCGGCCGGCTTGTCGACGATCGTCGTCCGCTCCCACGACGCCTGGCCGAGGGTGGAGGACAGGACCACCTTGTCGGTGTCGAGGAGCCACTTGGCGAAGCCCTCGTCGCGTGGGTCGACACCTTCCGCACCGATGACGGTGGGCCAGAAACCGACGAAACTCCCGGCGTTGACCCGTCCGAGCAGGGCCGTCGTCGCCGACTCCCGGACGCTGGTCATGTGGTCGCGGGCGACATCGGTGTGGGCGTACGGCATGACCCAGCCATTGTCCTCGGGGGCGCGCGGCCCGGCGTAGTGGCCGTCGAGGCATTCTCCCGCACCGGACGCCCGTGCCGGCCCGCCCTATCCACCGCTATTCCGCTGAGCAAATTCCTTGCCCGGCCCGCTCGATGTCGGCCGTCGGATACGGCGTCCGCTTGCTCTCGGAAAGCAGGCGGCCGTGGAACCCGTCCAGGACGACGGCAGTCCGGGCGTGCCGGTCGATGATCGTGGCGATCACGGGCGGGACGCCCTCGGGCCTCTCGCCCGCGATCCAGTTGTGCAGAAACGCCCCGTGATCCACACTGCCGCGCAGACCGTCGGGCAGATGGTGCCGTAGCAGATGGTTCGCGATGTAGTGGCCGTCATATGCGAGATGGTCGGAGAGGAACTTTGCCTCGATCCAAGAGAGTTCGAACTTTGAGCTCAGGGCGAGGCCGAAGTCCGCGAAGTAGATCGACCGGCCGTCGGTCAGGACATTGTGGAAATGGGCATCGAAGTGGACGAGCCCGCGGGATCTCATGAAGTCGGCTCCGCGCATCAGGGCTTCCTCCGCCCACGCGTACCTCGGGCCGTATTCGCCTTCCGGCGCGGCCGCCCTGTGGGCGCTGAGCCACGCGGCGAGTGTGTGCGGCACGTGTTCCAGGAAGATCACAAGACTGGAGGAGGACCGGCCGATGGCCTCCAGCCGCTCACGCACGGCTGGCGAGCCCTCCCAGTGTGCGACCGCCCCGTCGATACCCCCGAATTCGTCGGCGAATCCCTGGAGAGGGGAGTCCGGCAGGACCCGCCAGTGGTACATCAGCGGAAAGCTGCCGTGCTCGCCGCCGAGGACCCAGCCAGTGGTCATCGTGTGCACGGCCAGCTCACGCCAGGCCCCGAACCCGGATGAGCCCACCCCGTACTGATAGAAGGCCGGCAGCCCGAAGACGTTCGCCGTCGACCGTACGTTCTCCGGCCGCATCTCGACGTCCGTCAGAGGGACCCGTTTGACGAAGACCCTGGCCCCACCGACTTCGAGCTCCGCGGACCTGCCCCCGATGGCGGACCCGAGCGGGATGGCCGCGGCCACGACTTCGCCGAGTCGACGGTCGCTCAGCAACGACAAGTGAGTGGATACGGATCCGTATGTGGCCAGGCGTGCGGCATGCTGCGGGCCGGAACGGTCCATGAACGACTCCTCGATGC contains the following coding sequences:
- a CDS encoding LAETG motif-containing sortase-dependent surface protein, whose protein sequence is MRARLSSAVAVAAAATLTLTGLPGLTSSADAAPAKKPPNPGMLCRDYFDLAEDLQAIVDLPDADADASRAKSQWDTYEYENPGKKWDGLGPPSEEDVKRLEKEAKEPPKSRAVDRVWWKWIRASKKNPKAYGDFTYWRDIILIKNAGNDPRGKAFEKKIIKDHGLVGDDWICQKEFDFTDPDTGDTHRRQADAWNKKTGEALEIKSNGRPDPKQKPGDIAWSKQEKSPVKSLKYVFAEPQEEAARKHLSELKKNAPGKVTEYNYRSRKVELAPGGGVRDKTTTMQPPGSKGVTGGGAQDLIRESRPNPKAMKEFLDRKNAADPNRLQPKGPGGVDFTTLELRYIGKPVKGKGVDYSFSAKEVPEDTAGWGGKEKAQLINDAFFTWLALTPEKFWVNLNPDQPDKIMDSAFGKTDAGRTLLEADLELKRDFADAMNPTKRPEADEYWKSLPRNSEGVPCWFQVRNWIEPDTAVVREENGGIHILDTPLKVKAQYLKIDNMPGDPYLCEFNEAEKKATEDRMNRLIMPEVERRVNNDARYADLRRVYTARVAAEFIRQQDAKTPTDYHKVINSNDVSSWPLRGENKDWTREKVYQAYLKSLREGEQQWEHDAGGGRYTMSVGGVDFSKQPKRNMTKQRFDTDHRYLPRETKSSVRTLTDNAKDGDANLLLLGGNTVSSDISSGGDTPGPDPKPTPTPTKPGEPTGKPTDPGTPPATGSNGGGTGGKDPEGDLADTGSSAPVGLIAGLAAALAAVGGGLVWWKRRRTADQE
- a CDS encoding helix-turn-helix domain-containing protein — translated: MELDTAALRVLAHPLRLNVLTLLRERGPSTATRIADELGINPGAASYHLRRLASGGLIVDEPDRGTGRERWWKSVHRQSIHDPVTAPAEQREAGRAYVQAVAVAAADRLRRAAQEVALLPEEWLDATAYSDFLLYLTPGDVDRMRAEIFEVISRYRHGASEAPEGSSPVVLQVQAFPVPGTAQPPTGDA
- a CDS encoding serine/threonine-protein kinase, which produces MDRSGPQHAARLATYGSVSTHLSLLSDRRLGEVVAAAIPLGSAIGGRSAELEVGGARVFVKRVPLTDVEMRPENVRSTANVFGLPAFYQYGVGSSGFGAWRELAVHTMTTGWVLGGEHGSFPLMYHWRVLPDSPLQGFADEFGGIDGAVAHWEGSPAVRERLEAIGRSSSSLVIFLEHVPHTLAAWLSAHRAAAPEGEYGPRYAWAEEALMRGADFMRSRGLVHFDAHFHNVLTDGRSIYFADFGLALSSKFELSWIEAKFLSDHLAYDGHYIANHLLRHHLPDGLRGSVDHGAFLHNWIAGERPEGVPPVIATIIDRHARTAVVLDGFHGRLLSESKRTPYPTADIERAGQGICSAE
- a CDS encoding PaaI family thioesterase, translating into MGDRPQQEQASPDVQKRVQNSFDRQGLMTHLGARMTHIGPGRVHIELPSGPEVTQQHGYVHAGATSAIADSAGGYAALTLFPEESEVLTVEYKINLLAPAAGDHIEAIGTVLKSGRTLTVCQLEVYGVRAGGDRKLVANGQQTLIRVDRPAG
- a CDS encoding phosphotransferase family protein, with the translated sequence MRQFAEIEDLSELVHDALGTGRRVVAVDRLRGGSKKGVYRVRLDGPRTESVIVYSWAEAENFWPDARETDPADPFAPASGMVPFLTARRTLESLGARTPQVLLADDSRRRFPADVAVVEDVSGGTLEALFETDPGRGAGALGDLAEMLEVMHRDRARHYGKVDLLERGDGVSEVSCERRVLDRALRDLAEAAGRDGSIATAGAALRDRLRELAERVSPRTEYGLIHGELGPDHVLIDAERRPVLIDIEDLMYFDIEDLMYFDIEWEHVFLQLRFGERYTALARPGLDPQRLDLYMLAMRLSLVAGPLRLLDGDFPDRAFMLGVAEHNAKQALALLPSA
- a CDS encoding MFS transporter; the encoded protein is MSLSARPAFRDVNVLRWLTAYTASVTGDVVYFLALSWAATRVGGPSQVGLVVAAGALPRAVLMLGGGVVADRFRPRRVAVVSDAIRCAVILAVAAAVVAASPSVWLLVAVALVFGAVDAVFMPAVGVLPPRITAPEQLARVQGMRGLSIRLSNAVGPLLAGSVLVIGGAAGAFTVAGVLFAVSLVVLLTVRIAAETEAVSQRASTWRELGDGLRYVRRHRMLAPLVAVIGLSEMCFSGPVATGLVLLADERGWGASGMGWVASAFSVGAAAAALLLTVSPRIPRAGLTMSGALLGTAAGAASLGHAPSLPTAVMFGALIGLTSGFTTTVTGALIQTETDSRYLGRVTSVTTLCTLGLAPALFPVVGVTVSLWGADVFFAGCGAICLLAAALGLSVPMLRRAELRPPKSATPAGR